A stretch of the Vitis riparia cultivar Riparia Gloire de Montpellier isolate 1030 chromosome 13, EGFV_Vit.rip_1.0, whole genome shotgun sequence genome encodes the following:
- the LOC117928413 gene encoding cyclin-dependent protein kinase inhibitor SMR1: protein MSTDLEFHQASLTPIKIEAPLGSKIESDNAETSPCRTPTSAEHKIPVILTCPPAPRKPRRVVRCKRRIREFDFFEIVNRDEVEEFFRSSLEVGEAKRRCKCK from the coding sequence ATGTCCACAGATCTTGAATTCCATCAAGCTTCTTTAACGCCCATCAAGATCGAAGCTCCACTTGGCAGCAAAATTGAGTCAGACAATGCAGAAACCAGCCCCTGCCGGACGCCAACCAGCGCCGAACACAAGATTCCGGTAATTCTTACCTGCCCACCGGCGCCGAGGAAGCCGAGAAGAGTGGTTCGGTGCAAGAGAAGAATAAGGGAGTTTGACTTCTTCGAGATCGTTAATAGGGACGAGGTAGAGGAGTTTTTCCGATCGAGTTTGGAGGTGGGTGAAGCCAAGAGGAGGTGTAAGTGTAAATAA